One Lactobacillus crispatus DNA segment encodes these proteins:
- the murQ gene encoding N-acetylmuramic acid 6-phosphate etherase yields the protein MSLDKLTTEQRNKNTIHIDTMSTLEMVKTINSEDEKIAQAVGTQDKKIAQAIDIGAKRYHDGGRLIYIGAGTSGRLGVLDAVELVPTYGIKPERAIGLIAGGKSAMYLAVEGAEDDPDLAEADLKKINLSEKDMVLGIAASGRTPYVIGGLDYAKKVGAATVAIACVKNSLIGQHAEIAIEAVTGPEVVTGSTRMKAGTAQKMILNMISTGIMIRQGKVYENVMIDVLPTNEKLVERAKRIISTVTGISKEQASRVLKEADKDVGLAIVMAKTKMNKEQAETLLAENHSNVSDVLK from the coding sequence ATGTCACTTGATAAATTAACTACTGAGCAGAGAAACAAAAACACAATACATATAGACACTATGTCAACATTAGAGATGGTTAAAACTATTAATAGTGAAGACGAAAAGATTGCTCAAGCGGTTGGTACGCAAGATAAAAAAATTGCACAGGCAATTGATATTGGAGCTAAACGATATCATGATGGCGGACGTTTAATTTATATTGGTGCTGGTACAAGCGGTAGATTGGGTGTTTTAGATGCAGTTGAACTTGTACCAACATACGGTATCAAACCTGAAAGAGCTATTGGTTTAATTGCAGGTGGCAAGAGTGCTATGTATTTAGCAGTTGAAGGCGCTGAAGATGATCCAGATTTAGCTGAAGCAGATTTAAAGAAAATAAATTTATCTGAAAAAGATATGGTTTTAGGAATTGCAGCTAGTGGTCGTACTCCTTATGTAATTGGTGGTCTTGACTATGCCAAAAAAGTTGGTGCGGCTACTGTAGCAATTGCTTGTGTAAAAAATAGTTTGATTGGTCAACATGCAGAAATCGCAATTGAAGCTGTAACTGGTCCGGAAGTAGTTACTGGTTCTACTAGAATGAAAGCCGGCACAGCGCAAAAAATGATCTTAAATATGATTTCTACAGGAATTATGATCCGCCAAGGCAAAGTTTATGAAAATGTAATGATTGATGTTCTTCCAACTAATGAAAAATTAGTAGAAAGAGCTAAGAGAATAATTAGTACTGTTACAGGAATTTCAAAAGAGCAAGCATCACGTGTTCTAAAAGAAGCTGATAAAGATGTTGGTTTGGCTATTGTAATGGCTAAAACAAAAATGAATAAAGAACAAGCGGAGACTTTACTTGCAGAAAATCATAGTAATGTTAGCGACGTTTTAAAATAA
- a CDS encoding glucose PTS transporter subunit IIA, translating to MMADKYSTLGQEIYANIGGPNNVESMYHCMTRLRIKIRDNSKVDIAGLKNIDGVLGVVDADTLEIVLGSGVNAKVAQDMVSQVGVKENEEFPTNVTSDYQSEKSEVQAKAAEVHAQHKAQLKQTWWRKALGHISAIFIPLIPAFIGAGLISGVAGILKNMLTVKMLPASWALGVTILSMISSALFSYLNIYVGINTAKEFGATPGLGGIIGGVVLLPGIVAPVTIPNFLDGKPLAAGQGGIIGVLFAVWILSYVEKWFHKHIADSVDIIFTPFLTVLIMGLFTVFVVMPIAGWISNSLVGAINWVLNVGGPVAGFLLGLFFLPMVMLGLHQILTPIHLEMIQKMGYTPLLPILAMAGAGQVGAAIALWVKCRKNKELVRLIKGALPVGILGVGEPLIYGVTLPLGRPFITACIGGGIGGAVVASFGHVGAIAIGPSGVALIPLIANNMWWGYVIGLLCAYAGGFVATYFWGVPKTAMEGEVKQPTQAVEERRNTEAKADNLNMPSEKVEVTFEAPVTGKLQKLEDVKDDVFSKKMLGDGFAIDPSNGKIIAPIDGTIDSVMDTKHAITLKTNKGHLDVLMHLGLDTVELKGKPFIINVKPGHKVKAGTQIGSMDIKAIKEAGKEPVVLTIIANMDHVDHVVRMSDGEVEAGKDVFHVITK from the coding sequence ATCATGGCAGATAAGTATTCTACATTAGGTCAAGAAATATATGCTAATATTGGTGGACCTAATAATGTTGAATCAATGTACCATTGTATGACCAGACTTAGAATTAAAATTCGTGATAATTCTAAAGTAGATATTGCTGGTTTGAAAAATATTGATGGTGTGCTAGGAGTGGTAGATGCTGATACTTTGGAAATTGTTTTAGGTTCCGGGGTAAACGCTAAAGTTGCTCAAGATATGGTTAGCCAAGTAGGAGTTAAAGAAAACGAAGAATTTCCTACTAATGTAACCAGCGATTATCAGTCAGAAAAATCTGAAGTACAAGCTAAGGCAGCTGAGGTACATGCTCAGCATAAAGCACAGCTTAAGCAAACCTGGTGGCGTAAGGCTTTAGGCCACATTTCAGCCATCTTTATTCCATTGATTCCTGCATTTATTGGTGCTGGTTTGATCTCAGGTGTTGCTGGTATTTTAAAGAACATGCTTACTGTCAAGATGCTTCCAGCAAGTTGGGCTTTAGGTGTAACAATCTTGAGTATGATTTCAAGTGCTTTATTTAGCTACTTGAATATTTATGTAGGTATTAATACAGCTAAAGAGTTTGGAGCTACACCTGGCCTCGGTGGTATTATCGGTGGTGTAGTTCTGTTACCAGGAATTGTTGCTCCTGTTACTATTCCTAACTTTTTGGACGGTAAGCCGTTAGCTGCAGGACAAGGTGGTATCATCGGGGTTTTGTTTGCTGTATGGATTTTGTCATATGTAGAAAAATGGTTCCACAAGCACATTGCAGACTCAGTAGATATTATCTTTACTCCATTTTTAACAGTATTAATCATGGGCTTATTTACAGTATTTGTAGTTATGCCTATTGCTGGATGGATTTCAAATTCATTAGTTGGTGCTATTAATTGGGTATTAAATGTTGGTGGACCTGTAGCCGGATTCCTTCTCGGACTATTCTTCTTACCAATGGTAATGTTAGGATTACACCAAATTTTGACTCCAATTCACTTGGAAATGATTCAAAAGATGGGATATACTCCATTACTTCCTATCTTGGCTATGGCCGGTGCTGGTCAAGTTGGTGCTGCTATTGCTTTGTGGGTAAAGTGTCGTAAAAATAAAGAATTAGTTAGATTAATTAAAGGCGCATTGCCTGTAGGTATCTTAGGAGTTGGTGAACCATTAATTTATGGTGTTACTCTTCCTTTAGGTCGTCCATTCATCACTGCATGTATTGGTGGTGGTATCGGTGGTGCTGTAGTAGCTTCATTTGGTCATGTCGGAGCTATTGCTATTGGACCATCAGGTGTTGCTTTGATCCCATTGATTGCTAACAACATGTGGTGGGGTTACGTTATCGGTTTATTATGTGCCTATGCTGGCGGATTTGTTGCCACTTATTTCTGGGGAGTTCCTAAGACTGCTATGGAAGGTGAAGTAAAACAGCCAACTCAAGCAGTTGAAGAAAGAAGAAATACTGAAGCAAAAGCTGACAACTTAAATATGCCTAGTGAAAAAGTAGAAGTTACTTTTGAAGCACCTGTGACAGGTAAACTTCAAAAACTTGAAGATGTAAAAGATGACGTATTTTCAAAGAAAATGTTAGGTGATGGTTTTGCAATTGATCCAAGCAATGGAAAAATTATTGCTCCTATTGATGGAACTATTGATTCTGTTATGGATACAAAGCATGCTATTACATTGAAAACAAATAAAGGGCATCTTGATGTGTTAATGCATTTAGGACTTGATACTGTGGAATTAAAAGGAAAACCTTTTATCATTAATGTTAAACCAGGTCACAAAGTTAAGGCCGGAACACAGATTGGCTCAATGGATATTAAAGCTATCAAAGAAGCTGGTAAAGAACCAGTTGTATTAACTATTATTGCAAATATGGATCATGTTGATCATGTTGTGAGAATGAGTGATGGAGAAGTAGAAGCCGGTAAAGATGTGTTTCATGTTATTACTAAATAA
- a CDS encoding deoxynucleoside kinase → MIQVIVLSGPIGAGKSSLTSILAEHLGTQAFYEGVDNNPVLPLYYKDMKRYTFLLNTYLLNHRLAQINQAIQEKNSVSDRSIYEDALFFKMNADSKVADPTEFKIYDDLLDNMMEDTPGNPSKKPDLLIYIHVSLNTMLNRIKKRGRSFEQISTDPGLKDYYARLLKYYEPWYEQYDASPKMAINGDKLDFVSSMDAQKEVLKEIDNKLHEIGNL, encoded by the coding sequence GTGATTCAAGTTATTGTTTTAAGTGGGCCAATTGGAGCCGGTAAATCCAGTTTAACCAGTATTTTAGCAGAACATCTAGGAACACAAGCCTTTTATGAAGGTGTTGACAACAATCCTGTTTTACCTCTGTACTACAAGGATATGAAGCGTTATACCTTCCTGCTCAATACTTATCTTCTTAACCATCGTTTAGCCCAAATTAATCAAGCCATTCAGGAAAAAAATAGCGTTTCTGACCGTTCTATCTATGAAGATGCTTTGTTCTTCAAGATGAATGCCGATAGCAAGGTCGCTGATCCAACTGAGTTCAAGATCTATGACGACTTACTCGATAATATGATGGAAGATACGCCAGGCAATCCTAGCAAAAAGCCTGATCTTTTAATCTATATCCATGTATCACTTAATACAATGCTCAATCGGATTAAGAAGCGCGGCAGATCTTTTGAACAAATTAGTACTGATCCTGGCTTAAAGGACTACTACGCAAGACTTTTAAAGTACTATGAGCCATGGTACGAACAATACGATGCTTCACCTAAGATGGCAATTAATGGGGATAAGCTAGATTTTGTTTCTAGCATGGATGCTCAAAAAGAAGTATTAAAAGAAATTGATAACAAGTTGCACGAAATCGGCAACTTATAA
- a CDS encoding deoxynucleoside kinase yields the protein MTVIVLSGPIGAGKSSLTGILSNYLGTKPFYESVDDNPVLPLFYADPKKYAFLLQVYFLNTRFHSIKDALTEDNNVLDRSIYEDALFFQMNADIGRATSEEVDTYYELLHNMMGELERMPKKNPDLLVHINVSYDTMIKRIKKRGRPYEQLSYDSTLEDYYKRLLRYYKPWYENYDYSPKMEIDGDKLDFMANESDRQIVLDQITAKLKEMGKLPEDWNKSTDIQIEA from the coding sequence ATGACAGTTATTGTTTTAAGCGGGCCAATTGGAGCCGGTAAATCCAGTTTAACAGGTATTTTATCTAATTATTTAGGAACTAAGCCCTTTTATGAAAGTGTTGACGACAACCCTGTCTTGCCACTTTTCTACGCCGATCCTAAAAAATACGCATTCTTATTGCAAGTATATTTCTTGAACACACGCTTTCACAGCATTAAAGACGCGCTTACTGAAGATAACAACGTCTTAGATCGTTCTATCTACGAAGATGCCCTCTTTTTCCAAATGAACGCTGATATTGGCCGTGCTACTTCTGAAGAAGTCGATACTTACTATGAGTTATTGCACAATATGATGGGCGAGTTAGAACGGATGCCAAAGAAGAACCCAGATTTGCTTGTTCATATTAACGTTTCATACGACACCATGATTAAACGTATTAAAAAGCGTGGCCGTCCATATGAACAATTGAGTTATGATTCAACTTTAGAGGACTATTACAAGCGTCTGCTTCGTTATTACAAACCTTGGTATGAGAACTACGACTATTCACCAAAAATGGAAATTGACGGTGATAAACTCGACTTTATGGCAAATGAGTCTGATAGACAAATAGTCTTGGATCAAATCACAGCTAAATTAAAAGAAATGGGAAAGCTTCCTGAGGATTGGAATAAGTCAACTGATATCCAGATCGAAGCATAA
- a CDS encoding Cof-type HAD-IIB family hydrolase produces the protein MSAQLIFSDLDGTLINDDLEVTLKTRDAIRRQIINGNIFIPTSARLPKGMMTVVNQILKVCPFIAYNGALAFDETGKVLISRFFKAKEAAEICRYVDEQDNDAAWNIYSGYVWYCSEQKSPRIEHEENIVQVQATPATIKQIAKLQGVHKGLIMGKAADLDQMQAELAAKYPDLTFVRSAENLLEIVLKGVSKASAVKIVAQEYGVDLQNCIAFGDNYNDEDMLEEVGYPFLMGNAPAELKQKFAPAQITADNNHDGVAKALAKIE, from the coding sequence ATGTCCGCACAACTTATTTTTTCAGATCTTGATGGCACATTGATTAATGATGATTTAGAGGTAACGCTCAAAACGCGGGACGCAATCCGCAGGCAAATTATTAATGGCAATATTTTTATTCCGACCTCGGCTCGTTTGCCTAAAGGCATGATGACCGTTGTTAATCAGATTTTGAAGGTCTGTCCATTTATTGCATATAACGGTGCGTTAGCGTTTGATGAAACAGGTAAAGTGCTTATTAGTCGCTTTTTTAAGGCAAAAGAAGCAGCAGAAATTTGCCGTTACGTAGATGAGCAAGACAATGATGCGGCCTGGAATATTTATAGCGGTTATGTTTGGTATTGCAGTGAACAAAAGAGCCCAAGGATTGAGCATGAAGAAAATATTGTCCAAGTGCAGGCAACACCAGCAACGATTAAGCAAATTGCCAAATTGCAGGGTGTACACAAAGGCTTGATTATGGGAAAAGCAGCGGATCTTGACCAGATGCAAGCAGAATTAGCTGCTAAATATCCTGATTTAACTTTTGTTAGATCAGCAGAGAATTTATTAGAAATTGTTTTAAAGGGTGTAAGCAAGGCTAGTGCAGTCAAAATAGTTGCTCAAGAATATGGCGTAGACTTGCAAAATTGCATTGCTTTTGGCGATAACTATAACGATGAAGATATGTTGGAAGAAGTGGGGTATCCATTTTTAATGGGTAATGCCCCAGCAGAACTAAAACAAAAATTTGCTCCGGCACAAATTACTGCTGATAACAATCATGATGGGGTTGCGAAAGCATTAGCAAAAATTGAATAA
- a CDS encoding NCS2 family permease, with product MNFIKSYFQLDKYKTNIRTEFIAGLTTFISMSYILFVNPSVLGASGMNTGAVFTATALAAALGTAIMGIVANYPIGEAPALGINAFFAYTVCIGMHVSWETALASVFVASIIFILITLFKLREKIIDSIPADLKFAISSGIGLFIAFLGLQNGKLIVANKSTLVGLGSLHDPLVWITIFGLLVTVILMILNVPGAIFIGMVLAAIFGICTGQIALPHKVISTAPSLAPTFGQAIFHVKDINSVQMWVVVLTFLLVTFFDTAGTLIGLAQQAGFMKNNKMPRVGKALAADSSAMAVGSILGTSPVGAFVESSAGIAVGGRTGLTAVFVAIFFLISMIFSPLLGVFTSQVTAPALIIVGVLMAQNTAHIHWNKLEIAVPAFLIILGMPLTYSISDGLSWGMITYPICMLAAKRGKEVTPMMWVLFVVFLIFLWVLNF from the coding sequence ATGAATTTTATAAAAAGCTACTTTCAATTAGATAAGTACAAAACCAACATTCGAACTGAATTTATTGCTGGTTTAACTACCTTTATCAGCATGTCCTATATTTTGTTTGTTAACCCTAGCGTACTGGGCGCCAGCGGTATGAATACCGGTGCAGTCTTCACCGCTACTGCTTTAGCTGCCGCTCTTGGTACTGCAATCATGGGGATCGTTGCCAACTACCCGATCGGTGAGGCACCAGCTTTGGGAATCAATGCCTTCTTTGCTTACACCGTATGTATTGGGATGCATGTTTCATGGGAAACAGCCTTGGCTTCAGTTTTCGTTGCATCAATTATTTTCATCTTAATTACTTTATTCAAATTAAGAGAAAAGATCATTGATTCAATTCCAGCTGACTTAAAGTTTGCCATTTCTTCTGGGATCGGCTTATTCATTGCCTTTTTAGGTTTACAAAATGGTAAATTGATCGTTGCTAATAAATCAACTTTGGTAGGTTTAGGATCATTACACGATCCCCTCGTTTGGATCACTATCTTTGGTTTGCTAGTAACTGTCATTTTGATGATCTTGAACGTTCCTGGTGCAATCTTTATCGGAATGGTTCTTGCCGCTATCTTCGGGATCTGCACTGGGCAAATTGCATTGCCACACAAGGTGATTTCTACCGCACCTAGCTTAGCTCCAACCTTTGGTCAAGCTATTTTCCACGTAAAGGACATCAACTCCGTGCAAATGTGGGTTGTTGTCTTAACATTCCTGCTTGTTACTTTCTTCGATACTGCAGGTACCTTAATCGGACTTGCTCAACAAGCTGGTTTCATGAAGAACAACAAGATGCCACGTGTAGGTAAGGCCTTAGCAGCTGACTCAAGTGCGATGGCTGTTGGTTCAATCCTTGGTACTTCACCTGTTGGTGCCTTCGTTGAATCAAGTGCTGGTATCGCCGTTGGTGGCCGTACCGGTTTAACCGCAGTTTTTGTAGCGATCTTTTTCTTAATCTCAATGATTTTCAGTCCATTGCTTGGTGTTTTCACTAGCCAAGTTACTGCTCCTGCCTTAATCATTGTTGGAGTATTAATGGCACAAAATACTGCTCATATTCATTGGAACAAGTTGGAAATTGCAGTTCCTGCATTCTTGATTATTTTAGGGATGCCTCTTACTTACTCAATTTCAGACGGTTTATCATGGGGCATGATCACCTACCCTATCTGTATGCTTGCTGCTAAGCGTGGCAAGGAAGTCACACCGATGATGTGGGTACTGTTTGTAGTATTCCTGATCTTCCTGTGGGTGTTGAATTTTTAA
- a CDS encoding helix-turn-helix domain-containing protein yields the protein MTIGEALKQIRHELYLTQEQMCAGVVTRSFYAKVESGRNRISADKLTEILFEHDIDITYFYQLLRNTYSSQSKLKDEPGF from the coding sequence GTGACCATTGGTGAGGCATTAAAACAAATTAGACATGAATTATATCTTACTCAAGAGCAAATGTGTGCAGGTGTTGTAACTCGCTCCTTTTACGCTAAAGTTGAAAGCGGAAGAAATAGAATCAGCGCCGATAAATTAACTGAAATTCTATTTGAACACGATATTGATATTACATATTTTTATCAATTGCTTCGCAATACCTATAGCTCCCAATCTAAATTAAAAGATGAACCAGGCTTTTAA
- a CDS encoding XRE family transcriptional regulator: MNQAFNSGKIELIEQNYHKILLQSNSSILKLRAMISVANLKDELNLIDPKVKEKLFVEFDEGANWMTRPDLLRLFTDTMPLWDSSDLSFFIGRLLAKVQKEHNIPELLQERYLRVFENYLAVYYKKNNPVKTIDVNVQKIFDYILNLEPTVHFLLYKIAAVYLQNLFLGNKEEAQKIKDEMKKYGYQDIVKTWPK, translated from the coding sequence ATGAACCAGGCTTTTAATAGTGGAAAAATTGAACTAATTGAACAAAATTATCATAAAATTCTTCTTCAATCTAATTCAAGCATTCTAAAACTGAGAGCTATGATTTCAGTAGCTAATCTAAAAGATGAATTAAACTTAATTGATCCCAAAGTAAAAGAAAAGCTTTTCGTTGAATTTGATGAAGGAGCAAATTGGATGACCAGACCTGATTTACTGCGATTATTTACAGATACAATGCCACTATGGGATTCATCTGACTTATCATTTTTTATCGGCAGGCTACTTGCGAAAGTACAAAAGGAGCATAATATACCTGAATTACTACAAGAAAGATATCTTCGCGTCTTCGAGAATTATTTAGCGGTATATTATAAGAAAAATAATCCTGTAAAAACCATAGATGTAAATGTTCAAAAAATATTTGATTATATTCTTAATCTAGAACCTACGGTACATTTCTTGCTTTACAAGATTGCTGCAGTATATTTGCAAAATTTATTTCTTGGTAACAAGGAAGAGGCACAAAAAATTAAAGACGAAATGAAAAAATATGGCTATCAAGATATAGTTAAAACTTGGCCAAAATGA
- a CDS encoding ATP-binding cassette domain-containing protein, with amino-acid sequence MAENGAGKSTFLKALTQLVNYKGAITFDNMPFNQAKEKIFFFEENNWMDSNLNSLDYLQFVKVSWHSQHDIDTELSFWGIDQFAKVPIKKYSLGMKQKLIIAIYLVSDAQYLLMDEITNGLDEENRNKLYCRLNDLISLNDKCIILTSHYANEINNLHNVTKLKLENLTMNEVK; translated from the coding sequence ATGGCAGAAAATGGTGCTGGCAAAAGCACCTTTCTTAAAGCATTAACCCAACTAGTTAACTATAAAGGGGCTATCACTTTTGATAATATGCCATTTAACCAAGCTAAGGAGAAAATATTTTTCTTCGAAGAAAACAATTGGATGGATTCAAACCTAAACAGCTTAGATTATCTCCAATTTGTGAAAGTTTCATGGCATTCGCAACACGATATAGATACAGAACTCAGCTTTTGGGGAATAGATCAATTTGCAAAAGTACCCATTAAAAAATATTCTCTAGGGATGAAACAGAAATTAATTATCGCTATATACTTAGTCAGTGATGCCCAATATTTATTAATGGATGAGATTACCAATGGCTTAGATGAAGAAAACAGAAACAAGCTCTACTGTAGATTAAACGATTTGATCAGTTTAAATGACAAATGCATTATTCTAACCTCTCACTATGCAAACGAAATTAATAATTTACATAACGTCACCAAGTTAAAACTAGAGAATTTAACAATGAATGAGGTGAAATAA
- a CDS encoding ABC transporter permease: protein MAYIQFQLKKVFKNNIFLITVPLLLIISFIVLGLNATTSRSMSLENQAKGNLAMQNNAIEQMEHSLKHYKKNGEAYNLTKQSISDTKKQRKDSQNLLNAFKQQNWQEVYHYQLKAANLAKNIQLKNHNVSNDEKNALTKNVKFFEYLTKHPLPYEDTPPVTGIQFLLDLNQLYLPFLFILVVTFILTQLYTSKYKNKADISSLLPITNNHRYVFDNLIGIIIAGGIFYLLNILIFIVATLIFKTGNLNYPFYLYKNLTGQTLNEYVPTLKIIMPILVLQLLVGLFIINFIQLISNVVRDKFPTLFITLILLIGVSVSSTVIEPLQKAAAWLPTTYFNVIGIVSGKIAVQYHNNQVTFISGLITLIAGILITYCLGLIINKIRH from the coding sequence ATGGCTTATATTCAATTTCAGCTAAAGAAGGTTTTCAAAAATAACATTTTTCTAATTACAGTACCATTATTACTAATAATTTCTTTTATCGTGCTCGGTCTTAATGCGACCACTTCTAGGAGTATGTCCTTAGAAAATCAAGCTAAGGGAAATTTAGCTATGCAAAATAACGCTATTGAACAAATGGAACATTCCTTAAAGCATTACAAAAAGAATGGCGAAGCATATAACTTAACCAAACAAAGTATTTCAGATACTAAAAAACAGCGCAAAGATAGTCAGAATCTACTCAATGCATTCAAGCAACAAAATTGGCAAGAAGTTTATCACTATCAGCTAAAAGCCGCAAATTTGGCTAAAAATATTCAATTAAAAAATCATAATGTCAGCAACGATGAAAAAAATGCTCTAACTAAAAATGTAAAATTTTTTGAATATTTAACTAAACATCCACTTCCGTATGAAGACACTCCACCCGTGACTGGAATTCAATTTTTATTAGATTTAAATCAACTATACCTGCCATTTTTATTCATTTTAGTAGTCACCTTTATTTTGACTCAACTCTATACTTCAAAATACAAAAACAAAGCAGATATTAGTTCATTGCTGCCAATCACTAATAATCATAGATATGTATTTGATAATTTAATTGGCATAATCATCGCAGGTGGTATTTTCTACCTACTCAATATTTTAATATTCATAGTTGCAACACTAATTTTTAAAACTGGCAATCTGAATTATCCATTCTATCTCTACAAAAATCTAACCGGACAAACACTTAACGAGTATGTACCAACGCTAAAAATTATCATGCCAATCCTAGTACTTCAGCTTTTAGTGGGATTATTTATCATCAACTTTATCCAATTAATTTCTAATGTCGTACGTGACAAGTTTCCTACCTTATTTATTACGCTGATTTTGTTAATAGGAGTAAGTGTTTCAAGCACCGTGATTGAGCCGTTGCAAAAAGCAGCAGCATGGTTACCTACCACCTACTTTAATGTTATTGGTATAGTTTCTGGGAAAATTGCAGTGCAATATCATAATAATCAAGTAACTTTTATCTCTGGCTTAATCACATTGATTGCTGGCATACTAATTACCTATTGCCTAGGCTTAATTATCAATAAAATTAGACATTAA
- a CDS encoding MerR family transcriptional regulator has protein sequence MSERHGIGEVAKKLQVSTRTLRFYDQKGLLKPTKAENGYRFYNEDQVQQLQVIIYLKELGFSLAKIKTLLQADHAQESLALLVNAQLQSNNEEIEKFQTQQKQLHDLQKILTKQSNLELTDLTKMMTNETILKKFRRRMLVYGLLLDAIEIIGIILAFYFGKRGNDIGVIASVGIMLLVVVFGAFKLSLNYYKAVAYVCPHCGHTFVPSFRTFIFAAHTPKMRRLRCPDCHEKSYCLEVGR, from the coding sequence ATGTCAGAAAGACATGGAATTGGTGAAGTTGCTAAAAAATTGCAAGTAAGTACGCGTACATTACGTTTTTATGATCAAAAAGGGCTACTTAAACCAACTAAGGCAGAAAATGGCTATCGCTTTTATAACGAGGATCAAGTGCAGCAATTACAGGTGATTATTTATTTAAAAGAATTAGGCTTTTCTCTAGCTAAGATAAAAACATTATTGCAGGCTGACCATGCGCAAGAATCGTTGGCTTTATTGGTGAATGCGCAATTGCAGAGTAATAATGAAGAAATAGAAAAGTTTCAGACACAACAGAAGCAACTTCATGATTTGCAAAAAATACTAACCAAACAAAGTAATTTAGAATTAACTGACCTTACGAAGATGATGACTAATGAGACTATTTTAAAGAAGTTCAGAAGAAGAATGTTGGTTTATGGTTTATTGTTAGATGCAATTGAGATTATAGGGATTATTTTAGCTTTCTATTTTGGCAAGCGGGGAAATGATATTGGTGTAATTGCTTCAGTTGGAATAATGTTACTCGTTGTTGTATTTGGTGCATTTAAGCTAAGTCTAAACTATTACAAGGCAGTAGCGTATGTGTGTCCGCATTGTGGTCATACTTTTGTTCCATCGTTTAGAACGTTCATATTTGCTGCACATACGCCCAAGATGAGAAGACTGCGCTGCCCCGATTGTCATGAAAAGTCCTATTGTTTGGAAGTAGGGCGGTAA